ATTCGAGTTCAAACGACTTACTTTCTAATATGTTTTATAAAGGAAACTATAATGCATTTGCGCaaacattaaataaaaaaaattcaacaaataatgaaatgaTTAACTCAATAAAGGCTAACAAACGTTCAATACCTAGAGCAAACTCTATTACCTTTAGAAGAAACTAAAAAATTCCGAATTtatgtattatttataatttcaatttgtTGCCGCATTATCAATTTGTAAAAAAGACTAAATTTTCCCTCGATACTGAAAACAAAATGAATAATGAACTTAATACTAccataaaaaatattttaaaaataaatgaaattcaaaatgaCGATCTTGCTTTGATGTTATCAAGATATATTCAGAaaaactttttaataaatacaaataatgatttttttgCAGACGGGGAATATATTCatgaagaaataattaaggTATCTATTGCAATTGTGGCAAATTGCAATTTAATTTCCAgcacaaatattaaagggAGAgacaatattttaattaacaGTGAGAGAGTTCCTATTTATacaaattatattgaatttgagaattttaaagatttaaataattggaTGATTAATCTATATGATCGAATACTTTTCTCGAAAAAAGATTCTTTTCAAACTGAAAATATGGTTGAAGAAAAGATgcaaaaattgataaatgaattgaataattgTGAAATAATCCCATTTGAACTGCCAATAGACTTTATTACGTCAATTTATAATTCAGGGACAATATCGTCAGGTAAAATAGTTGATTATTTAAGATCAatgtatttattatttaatgcaGATGACggaaatattttaaagcATGAACCTGAAgttaaagataatatttttcacGAAGATATTTACATATATAACGACGAGTTAACTGAATATCTTTCTGATGatcaagaattaaaaataaataatattggaaatcAAGGATCTTTCTCAAAAACAGTTGAAACCGAACTTTGCGAGCCTAGTATTAACTTAAATCTTAGGGTTAACTTTTCTATTGgcaaattttttgaaaaaatggAAACTGATTTAAAAACTTTAGAAGACATCgctttaatattttttggaaCAATAAGTTCGACTTCTGAACATATGAATAATCTAgataaaaaagatataCTTTTAAATGTTTTTTATAAAAACCAATTAATTCActtaataaaacaaaatattaatagtattaatatttcaaatcGATTTTTACTCATTAAAGTTTTACATAGAGGAAATTTTGGCCAAGTTTATGTTGGGCTTGACTTGCTATCATTTAAGTTAGTTTGTTTAAAAAGGCTTATGGGAAGCTTGTCGGATGATCAGTATTTAAGAAACTCTATAATTGAAGCAAATTATCTTAACATTCTGAGTAAATCTTCAGTTTCAAAGTTTGTGCCCCATTTTATTGATGTTGTAGTGAATTATaatgatatatttattgtttCAGAGCTTCAAGGTAAAAATTTACTGTCTTTTATAGAAGATGATTCAGCAAAAATGTATTTAACTTTAGGCAGAATTCAGAGgattattaatcaattattaGTTTGCATTAAACACCTTCATGAATCacttaaattaattcattgCGATATTAAACCAGAAAATATAGTTATTGCAGGTATTGATACACAAGACatttttggatatttaAACAATACAAACTTTGACAAAAAAGACgagataaatattaaattgattGATTGGGGAAGCTGTTTAAGCATTTACCAAGCGTCAAATACTAGAAATTCTTATATCCAGAGCAGGTATTATCGATCTCCCGAAATCTGTTTAGGACTAGCCTACAACGAGAAAATTGATATTTGGAGTGTTGGATGTGTAATGGCAGAATTAGTGCTTAGAAAGCCACTTTTTGACCATAATAGTTCAACTCAACAATTGCTAGCAAACATCATTACAACGATAGGTAAAAAAATACCAATACGGatgataaataattcttcaataataaatcactTTATTACTCATGACGGACATTTATTCGATAAAAACTTAAACAAAATTAGACTTTTTACTACATTAAAGGAAAATTCCATACATAAGAACAGAATAAATGAGTTGTTTTCGAACAATGATCCTTTATTTgtagatttattaaataagcTTCTCTGCATTGACCCCGATGAAAGACTTTCTGCATCACAAGCATTGAGCCATCCTTGGTTCAGTTATAATTATCACAATTAATCTagataaaatttttattagttCTTTCTGGCGATGTATAAAATCGCGAATAATAACTTTACCAATTATTTGGATTCACTATTTTGCATATTTATGGAGGGGTTagatttgattttttttgaggGGAGCTggtttattttttaaataattcttctaCTAAGAAGAATAATGTAATTAATAAGATATCATACTATTTCCAAGTTAATTGATTGGAAAATACTATATTTTACCCATAAATATTACTCAAAACTTTGATCGGTTAGTTATGAATGTATCTTTCCCGACCATTTCAAAGATAGTAAaacaagaagaaaataattatgtATTTTTTGGTGAAAAGGTAAGCTAAtcatattttaattttatagCCAGTACATTCAATCATTTTAGATAAGTATTCGTGCCTGCAGCCAAAGCTGTGAATATCTAACGGTTTTTCaagataatgaattttgTGGGGAAAACTACAAACTGGGACTTTCAAACTTGGGCAGTTTTGAACattttgattcaatatataaaaGAAGTGGTTTTGGAGAAAAGTTCAAATTTTACcgaaatttatttttaaattcagaattttatttattaaaattagaTCATttgttaattaattcttgtaATGAAAAAGAGCATATTCAATATGGTGATCAATTCTATATATCATCTTTTATTCATGACGAAGTGTTTATAGTTGGATTTGAACAAACTTCTGGTAAATTTATCTTATctaaatttgaagaaatttctaaatctctgaataataataacgGATCAAATGATTTCCTCATAAAGAAATATCAGTGGTCACTAGAAAAAATAGCAATTACAAAAGATGAGTCAATCCTAGGAGGGATTAGTAATTCCTCCATTCCAAACGCGCATTCGGtgaaatataatgaaatattcacaattaaattcaatGGTGAGCACATTGTTTCTACTAACGCAATT
This Cryptosporidium parvum Iowa II chromosome 7, whole genome shotgun sequence DNA region includes the following protein-coding sequences:
- a CDS encoding protein kinase: MNNELNTTIKNILKINEIQNDDLALMLSRYIQKNFLINTNNDFFADGEYIHEEIIKVSIAIVANCNLISSTNIKGRDNILINSERVPIYTNYIEFENFKDLNNWMINLYDRILFSKKDSFQTENMVEEKMQKLINELNNCEIIPFELPIDFITSIYNSGTISSGKIVDYLRSMYLLFNADDGNILKHEPEVKDNIFHEDIYIYNDELTEYLSDDQELKINNIGNQGSFSKTVETELCEPSINLNLRVNFSIGKFFEKMETDLKTLEDIALIFFGTISSTSEHMNNLDKKDILLNVFYKNQLIHLIKQNINSINISNRFLLIKVLHRGNFGQVYVGLDLLSFKLVCLKRLMGSLSDDQYLRNSIIEANYLNILSKSSVSKFVPHFIDVVVNYNDIFIVSELQGKNLLSFIEDDSAKMYLTLGRIQRIINQLLVCIKHLHESLKLIHCDIKPENIVIAGIDTQDIFGYLNNTNFDKKDEINIKLIDWGSCLSIYQASNTRNSYIQSRYYRSPEICLGLAYNEKIDIWSVGCVMAELVLRKPLFDHNSSTQQLLANIITTIGKKIPIRMINNSSIINHFITHDGHLFDKNLNKIRLFTTLKENSIHKNRINELFSNNDPLFVDLLNKLLCIDPDERLSASQALSHPWFSYNYHN